DNA from Pseudomonas putida:
CAGGTAGTCCGACAGGTGTTTGGGGCAATTGTCGGCCACTTCCAGGCGCACGGCGTCACCGTAGCGGCGCGAGAACAGCTCGCCGCGCAGGGCCCGCGCCAGGTCTTCGACATCCTCGGAGTCCAGCGCCAGATCAGCGTTACGGGTCAGGCGGAACTGGTAGCAGCCCTTGACCTTCATGCCCTGGAACAGGTCATCGGCATGCGCATGGATCATCGAGGACAGGAATACGAAGTTATCCCCCGGGCCACCGACGTCTTCCGGCACACGGATCACCCGCGGCAACAGGCGCGGCGCCGGGATGATGGCCAGGCCTGAATCGCGGCCGAAGGCATCGACACCCTCGAGTTCGACGATGAAGTTCAGGCTCTTGTTGACCAGCAGAGGGAATGGGTGGGTCGGGTCCAGGCCGATCGGGGTGATGATCGGGGCGATTTCGTCGCGGAAGTAGCGACGCACCCAGGTCTTGAGCTTGGTCGTCCAGTGGCGGCGGCGAATGAAGCGGATCTGGTGTTTTTCCAGCTCCGGCAAAAGCACGTCGTTGAGGATCGCGTACTGGCGTTCTACCTCGCCGTGAACCAGCTCGCTGATGCGCGCCAGCGCCTGGTGCGGCTGCAGGCCGTCCGCACCGGCTTGCTCGCGGGCGAAGGTGATCTGCTTCTTCAGGCCCGCCACACGGATCTCGAAGAACTCGTCCAGGTTGCTGGAGAAGATCAGCAGGAACTTCAGGCGCTCGAGCAGTGGGTAGGATTCGTCCAGCGCCTGCTCCAGCACGCGGATATTGAATTGCAGCTGCGACAGCTCGCGATGAATGTACAGGCTGCTGTCGTCCAGGCTCGGAATGCTGATCGCCGGGGCTGGCGCGGGTGCGACGACTTCGACCACAGGCTCGGCTGCAGGCGCCAGGTCCGGTGGGGTCTGCACCATTTCTTCGGGAACCGCCTGGGCATCCTTGATCGCGACAGGTGTTAGCACTTCATTGTTCATCTGACGTTCCTGGAGGGCGTGACTGCCCTCTCGACAATTGAGCGGCGCGGGCAGCTAAAAGAGGTCAGGATGCCATCGGCGCCTGTCCGTTTGAAGCGGCGCCGGTCTTGCGCGGCTTCCAGCGGTACATCGAGGGTGAGGCTCCTGGTGGAAAACACATCCCGACGGTCGCTGCGCAGCCTGGCGAAAAGAGGGAGGAGGATGGGCGGGGCAACGCTCACGGCAGACTCCTGGGCCCGCGCACGCGGGCTGGCGCGACAGTTATAAACTGCCATTATGACGCGGGGATGACAGCATTGGGCAAGCCTTTGACCAGAGGCCAAAGCTACTCCCCCTGTAGGAAATGTTCACGTCGAGACACATTTGGACACTTTCCCGAATGCGCGCGAAGGGGTAGGCTGCGCGTTCATTTCGCCAGCACCCCAGAAAATGCTTCAACAATTCCTGCAGGATTTCGGCTACTTTGCCCTTTTTCTCGGCACGTTTTTTGAAGGCGAGACCATCCTGGTTCTTGCGGGCTTCCTTGCGTTCCGCGGATACATGGACATCAATCTGGTGGTGCTCACGGCCTTCTTCGGCAGTTATGCCGGCGACCAGCTGTGGTACTTCATGGGCCGCCGTCACGGTCGGGCCATCCTGGCGCGCAAACCGCGCTGGCAGGCGATGGGCGACCGGGCGCTAGATCACATCCGCCGCCACCCCGACATCTGGGTCTTGAGTTTTCGCTTCGTCTACGGCCTGCGCACGGTCATGCCCGTGGCTATCGGCCTGTCCGGCTACCCACCTCGGCGCTACCTGCTGCTCAACGGCATCGGCGCAGCGGTCTGGGCCCTGGCCCTCGGGGCGGCCGCCTACCATTTCGGCGCCATCCTCGAAGGCATGCTGGGCAACGTGAAGAAGTACGAACTATGGGTGCTCGGCGGTCTGCTGACGCTCGGCGGCCTGCTCTGGCTGCGTCGCCGCTTCCGTACCCTGCGTGCCGAGCGCAAGGCCGCTGCAGCGGGTCAGGCCCCAGAGGCTGACAACGCTGTATCCCAAGAGCAGGATCCAGACCAAGGGCGTGACCGCCCCTAAACCCACAGCACCGGCCAGGTACAGTGCCGGTGCATTCGATGCCAGTCGCGCCAGCTCCAGGCGCCTGGCCCAGGGTCGATTCTCAAGCGCGGCCCCCAGCACGAACAAACCAAACGCCATGACCGTCCAGCCCAGTACCAGCGCGGCAGCCGACACCTGTCCAGCCACTTGCATCAGGTAGCTGCCCAGGGCGACGTACACCGCGAACTGCGCCACGACGTATACCTGTAGCCCTCGGCCCAACGGAATCTCGAACTTGCTAAACCGCGCCAGGTCCGGCTTGGCCTGTGGATAACGTGCCGCGACGTCCGCCGGACGCCAGCCCGTAGGCATGAACCAGATGCGCAGCTTGTCCCACAGCGAATGGGTATGCCGGGCATCGTCCCAGAGCTGGGCGTAGAACTGCAGATTGGCCCACAGCGGGTTCCAGCTGGCCAGGGGTGTGGTCACGCCGAACACCACCGGCTCACGCGCGTCCTCTTCCTGGAACGTGCCGAACAGACGATCCCAGAGAATGAACACGCCCCCATAGTTGCGATCCAAATACAGAGGGTTTTGCGCATGGTGGACGCGATGGTTGGACGGCGTGATAAACACCCATTCGAGCCAGCCCAGCTTGGGAATGTGCCGGGTGTGCACCCAGAACTGGTAGAGCAGGTTGAGCGATGCCACGGTGATGAACACCAGCGGTGGCACACCGATCAGCGCCAGCGGCAGGTAGAAGATCCAGGAAAAGATAAAACCGCTGCTGGTCTGGCGCAGCGCGGTGGTGAGGTTGTACTCCTCGCTCTGGTGATGCACCGAATGGGCCGCCCACAGAATGTTGCGCTCATGCCCGAGGCGGTGCAGCCAGTAGTAGCACAGGTCGTACAGCACAAAGGCCAGCAGCCAGGTCCACCAGACGTCCCCCGGCAGGCGCGAGAATGCCAGGTATTCCCAGGCCAGGGCATAGCTCACCAGCCCTACCCCTTTGGTCAGCAGCCCTGTGCTGGTCGACAGCACGCCCGTGCTCAGGCTGTTGATCGCATCGGCCAACCGATAGTTGCGCTGACCCCGCACGCGGTCGGCGACCAGCTCCACGGCAATCAGTACGAAAAAGAACGGCACGGCCAGCAGAATCAGGTCCATGGACAAGCATCTCCGGGGTTATCCCAAAGATTAGGCCCCGTGTGTGGGAAACCCTATGGCGACATCTGCCAAACTAGAGGACATTTAGCGCCTCGACACTGGAGTAATGAGCATGACGAAAAAAGTTGCGGTGATTCTTTCCGGCTGTGGCGTCTACGACGGCGCCGAGATCCACGAAAGCGTGATCACGCTGCTGCGCCTCGACCAGCGCGGCGCCCAGGTGCAGTGCTTCGCGCCGAACATCGCCCAGATGCACGTGATCGATCACCTCACCGGCCAGCCCATGCCTGAGTCGCGCAACGTGCTGGTGGAGTCCGCACGCATCGCTCGCGGCCAGATCAAGGACATCCGCGAGGCCAAGGCCGAAGACTTCGATGCGCTGATCGTCCCGGGTGGCTTCGGTGCAGCGAAGAACCTGTCCAACTTTGCCGTCGAAGGCGCCAATTGCACCGTCAATCCAGATGTGCTGGCACTGGCCGAAGCCTTCGCCGAGGCCGGCAAGCCGGTGGGGCTGATCTGCATCTCCCCGGCACTGGCGGCGAAAATCTATGGCCCAGGCGTGGTCTGCACCATTGGTACCGACGCCGACACCAGTGCGGCGGTGGTGAAGATGGGTGGCACCCATGAAGAGTGCGATGTGCACGACATCGTCGAGGACACCCAACGCAAGTTGGTGACCACGCCAGCCTACATGCTGGCCACGTCCATCAGCGAGGCGGCCAGCGGTATCTACAAGCTGGTAGACCGAGTGCTGGAACTGACTCACGAGAACGACTGACCAATACAACCCCTGTGGGAGCTACTGTCTTCGCTCCCACAGAGTGGCCTTCGTCACACCTTCGACAGCCGGGTCAGAATCCGGTCCAGGGCATTGGCGAACGCCTGCTTCTCCCGCTCGCCATAAGGCGCCTGCCCTCCCCCGACCTGCCCTTGCTCGCGCAGCTCGGTGAACAGGTTGCGCACCGCCAGGCGCTCGCCCATGTTGCGCTCGTCGAACTCACGCCCACGGGGGTCGAGAGCGGCCACGCCCTTCTTGATCAGGCGGTCGGCCAACGGTACATCGCTGCAGATCACCAGCTCCCCCGGCACGGCGTTTTCCACCAGGTAGTCATCGGCCGCGTCCATGCCGCTGGGGACCACGATCAGCCGCACACAGGCGAACGCCGGCTTGATCTGGGCCTGGCCGGCCACCAGCACCACCTCGAACTTGCGCTTGAGGGCGAACTTGACGATCAGGTCCTTGGCCGCCTTGGGGCAGGCGTCGGCATCGATCCATACACGCATTGCAGGTGTTTCCTCGAAATCGTTGGGGAGGGCTTGGCCCTCCAATCGCGGCACAAGGCCGTTCCCACAGGTTCACAGTATGCCTGCAGGAGCGGTTTTCAGCTCGCCGCGGTCCGACGCTTCTCGGCCAGGCGCGAGCGCCCGTAGAGGAACATGATCGCCAGCAACGCCACGGCTTGCGCCCCCAGCGAGTAGGCATCGGCATGGATCCCCAGCCAGTCGAACTCGAAGAACGCCACTGGCCGCGTGCCCAGCACGCCCGCCTCCTGCAGCGCCTTGACGCCATGCCCGGCGAACACCACCGACAGGGCGCACAGCAAGGCAGCATTGATGCTGAAGAACAACGACAGCGGAAGCTTGGCCGAGCCGCGCAAGATCACCCAGGCCAATCCCACCAGCAGCACCAGCGCGGTTGCCCCGCCGGCCAGCACGGCGTTGTGGCCCGCGGGGCCGGCCTGCAGCCAGAGGGTTTCATAGAACAGAATCACTTCGAACAGCTCGCGGTACACCGAGAAAAATGCGAGCACCGCAAATCCGAATCGCCCGCCGCCGCTGACCAGGCTGCTCTTGATGTAGTCCTGCCAGGCCGCAGCGTGGCGGCGGTCGTGCATCCACACCCCCAGCCACAGCACCATGACCGCGGCGAACAACGCCGTGGAGCCTTCGAGCAGCTCGCGCTGGGCACCGCCCACATCGATCACGTAGGCGGCCAGCGCCCAGGTAGCGAAACCTGCGACCAGCGCCAGGCCCCAGCCAAGGTTGACGCTGCGCATTACCGACTGCTGGCCGGTATTACGCAAGAAGGCCAGGATCGCCGCCAGCACCAGGATTGCCTCGAGCCCTTCACGCAGCAGGATCAACAGGCCGGAAACGAAACTCAGCGACCAGCTCAACCCATCGCCGCCCAACAGTTTGGCGGCGCTGTCGAGCTTGGCCTTGGCCTCGGCCAGGCGCTGCGCGGCCTGGGCGACCGGCAGCCCGTCCTGCAGCGATTGGCGGTAGGCCATCAACGCTTTCTCGGTGTCCTTGCGCGCCAGTGTATCGATGTTGTCCAAGGAGCTTTCGACCAGCTCGAAGCCTTCCAGATAGGCTGCCACCGAGAGGTCATAGGCTTGGTCGTGGTCGCCTTCACGGTAGGCGGCCAGGCTCTTGTCCAGAGTGCTGGCGGTGTATTCGAGCAGTTGCGCAGGACCGCGCTTGACCTGCGGCGGCTGTGCCCGTTGGGCGCGGAAGGCGGACACAGCATCGGCGCCTTCGCTGGCAGCGACCTCGGCCGGGGTCTGGCGCGCCAGGTCGGCCAGGTTCCAGGTCTTGTCACCCTTGGCGGCCTGCGGATCGGCAGTGAGACTCGCCACGTAGGCGGCCACGTCCCAGCGCTGGCGTTCGTCGAGCTGGTCGGCGAACGACGGCATCTCGGTGCCTTCGATGCCCAGGCCCAGGGTGTTGTAAAGGTCGAACAGGCTCAGCTGATCGAGGCGTGCGACACTGCGCAGGTTGGCCGGTGGCGGTTCCAGCCCAAGGCCCGCCGGGCCATCGCCGGCACCGGTGTCACCGTGGCAGATGGCGCAGTTCTGTGCGTACAGCGCGGCGCCGCGAGCCGGATCTGGGGTGATGATCGGTGCCTGGGTGACCTCATAGGCCACTGCCAGCCGAGCCCCCAGTTGGCGGGCCTGCTTGGCGACGAGCGCCCCCTCCTGGCGTTGGTCGATAGCCTGGCGCAGCGCCTGCACCCCCTGCAGGAGGCCGTTGCGCTCTGGGTTGTCCGGCAGGGTCTTGAGCACCTCGGCCAGGACCGCGCTGAACTCCTGCTGCTCGCGGTATTCACCCGCATCCACTACCTTGCCGTCGCGCACGGTCGGCGGGTAATCGGCCCCGATGTAGTCGAGCAGGTGCAACGCCTTGGCAGCCTCGGCGGGAGATTCGGCCAGCGCCGGGGTGCTGCACAGGGCCAGTATCGGGCCGAGCAACAAGGCGGGCAGCCAGGCGAGCAGACGGGAAGGGGAAATCATGGCCACTCTCGCGGTAAATACGAAAGAGAACATTGTTCACTTCCAATCCCTTTCGCTCAAGGCTCGCGGGCGGATTTCATGAAAAATCTTGTGACAAAGTAGCGAGACGCAGGCTTCCGTCGGCCCTCAGGATCTTTGCGACGAATGGCCTGTCACGTGGGGATATTTGAAACCCCGTGAGGACGCCTTTCCTACCTGTAGCGGGCATTGACCCGCTACAGGCGTTGGCTCAGCTATCCACCGAATTCCTGAACCTGTTCATTCCGGTTTCCATGTCATTGATGATCGCTTTGGCGAAGGTACTGAGGATTCGCGCAGCACTGCCGGCAATGCGATCATTTTCCATTTCCGCCTCCACGGTCAGATGGCGGATACAACCCAGCAATACAGACAGCTCTTCGAACGCTCTATCGAAGGGAACATCAGGTTGCATGCGGAACAGGTCGAAGGTTTCGACGCCTGCCGTTGAAGGGGCTTTGCGATCGTAACTCATTTCATCACTCCTCACTGTCAGGCAGCGGTTTTCACATGCGTGTTCAGGGCCGTCATCATCTGGCAGAGCAGGCTGATGTTGACGCCCATGGCGTCATGCAACAGGCCGGATGGGTTGTTAGCGAAGAGGGTAGTTGTCTGGTCCAGGGTGATAAGCAGTTCGCGGAGCAGAGCGTGGCATTCGTCGATGCAGGGAGGGTCTGGGAGAATGATGGCGGGTGGTTCAAGCGAGAGCTGGAATGGGGGTGGCGGGTCGGGGACGATCTTTTTCATGGCGAAGCTCCTAATGTACTCAAGGAACTGCCGTCCGCCTCGTCTCACGGATTTGGGTGGCAGTCGTGCGCAGGGTGAGACCCGGGACATTAGGCAAACCCGGCCAGGCGAAGCCCGCCCGCGCACGACCGCCATAAAGCGATGCTGGCTAATGTCTCCTGGGTGTCTCACGCCCAATCACCCGAACAGGTGACTCGAAAACGTTATCCTTGAGGCATTTCCCTCACAACACTGAAGCGTCTGCAACGCGTGTAGGATAGGTCCGAAGCGAGACTAAATTGTAGCGACTGGCCACAGAATCAGAAATTTCCGACAGGTCATCATCTTGATCCTTTGCGCCTAAGCCCTTGGAGACATTTCCGTTTACTCAACGGACGATTCGTACCGAGAGTAACCTCATGCCACCTGTCACCTAATCTCTATCATGGATGTGGTAACAAACCCTACGGATCATAGGAGCCAGCTGGAAGCAACAAACGCTGAGCACTAGCTGCCCAGGATCGATTTCCATGATGCATAATACGGCTTTCAACTGGCTTGCTCTCATCGT
Protein-coding regions in this window:
- a CDS encoding DedA family protein, which encodes MLQQFLQDFGYFALFLGTFFEGETILVLAGFLAFRGYMDINLVVLTAFFGSYAGDQLWYFMGRRHGRAILARKPRWQAMGDRALDHIRRHPDIWVLSFRFVYGLRTVMPVAIGLSGYPPRRYLLLNGIGAAVWALALGAAAYHFGAILEGMLGNVKKYELWVLGGLLTLGGLLWLRRRFRTLRAERKAAAAGQAPEADNAVSQEQDPDQGRDRP
- the elbB gene encoding isoprenoid biosynthesis glyoxalase ElbB; the encoded protein is MTKKVAVILSGCGVYDGAEIHESVITLLRLDQRGAQVQCFAPNIAQMHVIDHLTGQPMPESRNVLVESARIARGQIKDIREAKAEDFDALIVPGGFGAAKNLSNFAVEGANCTVNPDVLALAEAFAEAGKPVGLICISPALAAKIYGPGVVCTIGTDADTSAAVVKMGGTHEECDVHDIVEDTQRKLVTTPAYMLATSISEAASGIYKLVDRVLELTHEND
- a CDS encoding YaiI/YqxD family protein, with amino-acid sequence MRVWIDADACPKAAKDLIVKFALKRKFEVVLVAGQAQIKPAFACVRLIVVPSGMDAADDYLVENAVPGELVICSDVPLADRLIKKGVAALDPRGREFDERNMGERLAVRNLFTELREQGQVGGGQAPYGEREKQAFANALDRILTRLSKV
- a CDS encoding FTR1 family protein; the encoded protein is MFSFVFTARVAMISPSRLLAWLPALLLGPILALCSTPALAESPAEAAKALHLLDYIGADYPPTVRDGKVVDAGEYREQQEFSAVLAEVLKTLPDNPERNGLLQGVQALRQAIDQRQEGALVAKQARQLGARLAVAYEVTQAPIITPDPARGAALYAQNCAICHGDTGAGDGPAGLGLEPPPANLRSVARLDQLSLFDLYNTLGLGIEGTEMPSFADQLDERQRWDVAAYVASLTADPQAAKGDKTWNLADLARQTPAEVAASEGADAVSAFRAQRAQPPQVKRGPAQLLEYTASTLDKSLAAYREGDHDQAYDLSVAAYLEGFELVESSLDNIDTLARKDTEKALMAYRQSLQDGLPVAQAAQRLAEAKAKLDSAAKLLGGDGLSWSLSFVSGLLILLREGLEAILVLAAILAFLRNTGQQSVMRSVNLGWGLALVAGFATWALAAYVIDVGGAQRELLEGSTALFAAVMVLWLGVWMHDRRHAAAWQDYIKSSLVSGGGRFGFAVLAFFSVYRELFEVILFYETLWLQAGPAGHNAVLAGGATALVLLVGLAWVILRGSAKLPLSLFFSINAALLCALSVVFAGHGVKALQEAGVLGTRPVAFFEFDWLGIHADAYSLGAQAVALLAIMFLYGRSRLAEKRRTAAS
- a CDS encoding DUF3077 domain-containing protein; amino-acid sequence: MSYDRKAPSTAGVETFDLFRMQPDVPFDRAFEELSVLLGCIRHLTVEAEMENDRIAGSAARILSTFAKAIINDMETGMNRFRNSVDS